The Acidobacteriota bacterium genome contains a region encoding:
- a CDS encoding NADH:ubiquinone reductase (Na(+)-transporting) subunit D has protein sequence MAKTRDALIDPLFNNNPIALQVLGICSALAVTTRMDTALVMSVAVVVVIMSSNFFVSALRNQIPTNIRIIVQLTIIASLVIVVDQVLKAYLFELSKQLTVFVGLIITNCIIMGRAEAYAMQNPPGMSLIDGLGNGLGYGVILMITAFLRELLGSGTLFGTTVLPLASEAGWYTPNGLMVLSPAAFFIIGFLIWALRSWKTDQVEAD, from the coding sequence ATGGCGAAGACGCGCGACGCGCTGATCGACCCGCTGTTCAACAACAACCCGATCGCCCTGCAGGTGCTCGGCATCTGCTCGGCCCTGGCGGTGACCACCCGCATGGACACGGCGCTGGTGATGAGCGTGGCCGTGGTCGTCGTCATCATGTCCTCGAACTTCTTCGTCAGCGCCCTGCGGAACCAGATCCCGACGAACATCCGCATCATCGTGCAGTTGACGATCATCGCCTCGCTGGTGATCGTGGTCGACCAGGTGCTGAAGGCGTACCTGTTCGAGCTGTCGAAGCAGCTCACCGTCTTCGTGGGGCTCATCATCACCAACTGCATCATCATGGGGCGGGCCGAGGCCTACGCCATGCAGAACCCGCCGGGCATGAGCCTGATCGACGGGCTGGGCAACGGCCTCGGTTACGGGGTGATCCTGATGATCACCGCTTTCCTGCGCGAGCTGCTCGGCTCGGGCACCCTGTTCGGGACGACGGTGCTGCCGCTGGCGAGCGAGGCGGGCTGGTACACGCCGAACGGGCTGATGGTGCTGTCGCCGGCCGCCTTCTTCATCATCGGGTTCCTGATCTGGGCGCTGCGGAGCTGGAAGACCGATCAGGTGGAGGCCGACTGA
- a CDS encoding NADH:ubiquinone reductase (Na(+)-transporting) subunit B has translation MKFLRRLLDAQAHHFEPGGKLERLYPLWEAQDSFLYTPGQVTAGPSHVRDGLDLKRMMITVVIALAGCVWMALHNTGYQANLAIAGGAAPLATWQTGAMQALGLGFAPDDLLSCLVHGGLYYLPIVLVTFAVGGLWEALFAVVRKHELNEGFLVTGMLFPLVLPPTIPLWQVALGISFGIVVGKEIFGGTGMNVLNPALVSRAFVFFAYPAAMSGDAVWIAADTSTDAVSGATALAVATLGGTADMAADFDWWRALVGFVPGSMGETSVLACLAGAALLVGTGVGSWRIMVSVAAGTLLTAAGLNAIGSATNPFFDVSPAWHLVIGGWAFGAVFMATDPVSAPSVRGGHFAYGFLIGMLVVLIRVVNPAYPEGMMLSILFMNLFAPLIDYAAIRMNVRRRRARYAG, from the coding sequence ATGAAGTTCCTGCGGCGCCTGCTCGACGCGCAGGCGCATCACTTCGAGCCGGGCGGCAAGCTCGAGCGCCTGTACCCGCTCTGGGAAGCCCAGGACAGCTTTCTCTACACCCCCGGCCAGGTCACCGCCGGCCCGTCCCACGTGCGCGACGGGCTCGACCTGAAGCGGATGATGATCACGGTCGTCATCGCGCTGGCCGGCTGCGTCTGGATGGCGCTGCACAACACCGGCTACCAGGCCAACCTGGCCATTGCGGGCGGGGCGGCGCCGCTCGCGACCTGGCAGACCGGCGCCATGCAGGCGCTCGGCCTCGGCTTCGCGCCCGACGACCTGCTGAGCTGCCTTGTCCACGGCGGCCTCTACTACCTGCCGATCGTGCTGGTCACCTTCGCGGTCGGCGGCCTCTGGGAGGCGCTGTTCGCGGTGGTGCGCAAGCACGAGCTGAACGAGGGCTTCCTCGTCACCGGGATGCTGTTCCCGCTGGTCCTGCCCCCGACGATTCCGCTGTGGCAGGTGGCGCTGGGCATCTCGTTCGGCATCGTGGTCGGCAAGGAGATCTTCGGCGGGACCGGCATGAACGTGCTGAACCCGGCCCTGGTGTCCCGCGCCTTCGTCTTCTTCGCCTACCCGGCGGCGATGTCGGGCGACGCGGTCTGGATAGCGGCGGACACGTCCACCGATGCGGTCAGCGGGGCCACCGCGCTGGCCGTCGCCACCCTCGGGGGGACGGCGGACATGGCGGCCGACTTCGACTGGTGGCGGGCGCTGGTCGGCTTCGTGCCCGGCTCGATGGGCGAGACCTCGGTGCTCGCCTGCCTGGCCGGGGCGGCGCTGCTGGTCGGCACCGGCGTCGGCTCGTGGCGCATCATGGTGAGCGTCGCCGCCGGCACGCTCCTGACCGCGGCGGGGCTGAACGCGATCGGGTCGGCGACGAATCCCTTCTTCGACGTGAGCCCCGCCTGGCACCTGGTGATCGGCGGCTGGGCGTTCGGCGCCGTCTTCATGGCCACGGACCCGGTGTCGGCCCCCTCGGTGCGCGGGGGCCACTTCGCGTACGGCTTTCTCATCGGCATGCTCGTCGTGCTCATCCGCGTCGTCAACCCGGCGTATCCTGAGGGCATGATGCTGTCCATCCTGTTCATGAACCTGTTCGCGCCGCTGATCGACTACGCCGCGATCCGGATGAACGTGCGGCGGCGGAGGGCGCGCTATGCAGGGTAG
- the thiS gene encoding sulfur carrier protein ThiS produces the protein MTILLNGETYETAGPLSVTNLLEGLGIDPRRVAVEHNRSVIKKAAYDATAVREGDEVEVVNFVGGG, from the coding sequence GTGACCATCCTGCTTAACGGCGAGACCTACGAGACCGCGGGTCCGCTGAGCGTGACCAACCTGCTCGAAGGGCTCGGCATCGATCCGCGCCGGGTCGCCGTCGAGCACAACCGGTCCGTGATCAAGAAGGCGGCCTACGACGCCACCGCCGTCCGGGAGGGCGACGAGGTAGAGGTCGTCAACTTCGTCGGGGGAGGCTAG
- a CDS encoding Na(+)-translocating NADH-quinone reductase subunit A, translated as MPTHRITRGLHLPIAGAPQPSIEDAPPARRVALLAADYVGLRPTMHVSVGDSVSRGQLLFEDKTMPGVRYTAPAAGTVRAINRGARRALQSVVIEPSRAEREGREPESAGFAAWSGRHPSGMTESEVRDLLLESGQWTALRARPFGRVADPAARPHSIFVTAIDTNPLAPDVAAILQGREGPFERGLEALARLTPGPVFVCTGPGHRVHAPVSAANQIRHEVFEGVHPAGTAGVHIHTLDPVDRGKVVWHVGVQDVIATGRLFETGVLDASRVVALGGPPVARPRLLRTRIGAATPTLLEGEVDPDREHRIVSGSVLSGRAAAGEVHGYLGRYHQQVSVLAEGRDREFLGWLGPGFDTFSTVRTFASRLIPGRRFAMTTSTHGSPRAIVPIGMYERVMPLDLLATPMLRALVMHDVERAEELGCLELDEEDVALCTFVDPGKTDFAPHLRRVLETLRTEG; from the coding sequence ATGCCAACCCACCGGATCACACGCGGCTTGCACCTGCCGATCGCCGGCGCCCCGCAGCCGTCCATCGAAGACGCCCCCCCGGCGCGTCGCGTCGCGCTGCTGGCCGCCGACTACGTCGGCCTGCGCCCGACGATGCACGTGTCGGTGGGCGATTCGGTCTCCCGCGGCCAGCTCCTGTTCGAGGACAAGACCATGCCGGGGGTGCGCTATACGGCGCCGGCGGCCGGCACGGTCCGGGCGATCAACCGGGGCGCGCGGCGCGCCCTGCAGTCGGTGGTCATCGAGCCGAGCCGGGCCGAGCGGGAAGGGCGCGAGCCCGAGTCGGCCGGGTTCGCGGCCTGGTCCGGGCGTCACCCCAGCGGCATGACCGAGAGCGAGGTCCGGGACCTGCTGCTCGAGTCGGGGCAGTGGACGGCGTTGCGGGCCCGGCCCTTCGGCCGCGTGGCGGATCCGGCGGCCCGTCCGCATTCGATCTTCGTCACCGCCATCGACACCAATCCCCTCGCACCCGACGTGGCGGCCATCCTGCAGGGCCGGGAAGGTCCCTTCGAGCGCGGGCTGGAAGCCCTGGCGCGGCTGACCCCGGGGCCGGTGTTCGTCTGCACGGGACCCGGCCACCGCGTGCACGCGCCGGTCTCGGCCGCCAACCAGATCCGCCACGAGGTCTTCGAGGGCGTGCATCCGGCGGGGACGGCCGGCGTGCATATCCACACCCTCGATCCGGTGGACCGCGGCAAGGTCGTCTGGCACGTCGGCGTGCAGGACGTCATCGCGACGGGCCGCCTCTTCGAGACCGGGGTGCTCGACGCCTCGCGCGTCGTGGCGCTCGGGGGGCCGCCGGTCGCCCGGCCGCGGCTTCTCCGCACGCGCATCGGCGCCGCGACCCCGACGCTGTTGGAGGGCGAGGTCGATCCGGATCGCGAGCACCGGATCGTCTCGGGGTCGGTGCTCTCCGGTCGCGCGGCCGCGGGCGAGGTCCACGGGTACCTGGGACGCTACCATCAGCAGGTGTCGGTGCTCGCCGAGGGGCGCGACCGCGAGTTCCTGGGCTGGCTCGGTCCGGGCTTCGACACGTTCTCGACGGTCCGCACGTTCGCCTCGCGGCTGATTCCCGGCCGCCGGTTCGCGATGACCACCTCCACGCACGGCTCGCCGCGCGCCATCGTCCCCATCGGGATGTACGAGCGGGTGATGCCGCTGGACCTGCTGGCGACCCCGATGCTGCGGGCGCTCGTCATGCACGACGTCGAGCGCGCCGAAGAGCTCGGCTGCCTGGAGCTGGACGAGGAGGACGTCGCCCTCTGCACGTTCGTCGATCCCGGGAAGACCGACTTCGCGCCGCACCTGCGCCGCGTGCTGGAGACGCTGCGGACGGAAGGCTGA
- a CDS encoding Na(+)-translocating NADH-quinone reductase subunit C, with protein sequence MQGSVVYNLGFAAVVCVACAIVVSSSAVALRERQEINQTLDMQRNVLVAAGLAAPDERLEPDEIGARFAPITQVVIDRETGAATGADPTGFDPRAAAADPDTSETAPPNNAGLQRVADQALVYELRGDGGALDLVVLPVHGLGLWGILYGFVALDADLETIRGLTYYEHKETPGLGGEVDNPRWKSLWNGRKAFGPDGAPAIEVIKGLAGPPADDPYRVDGLAGATMTSRGVTNMLRFWLDEQGFGPYLEALRTRRDG encoded by the coding sequence ATGCAGGGTAGCGTCGTCTACAACCTGGGCTTCGCGGCCGTCGTCTGCGTGGCCTGCGCCATCGTGGTGTCGTCCTCCGCGGTGGCGCTGCGCGAGCGGCAGGAGATCAACCAGACCCTCGACATGCAGCGCAACGTGCTGGTGGCGGCCGGGCTGGCGGCCCCCGACGAGAGGCTGGAGCCGGACGAGATCGGGGCGCGCTTCGCGCCGATCACGCAGGTGGTCATCGATCGCGAGACCGGCGCGGCCACCGGCGCCGATCCGACCGGTTTCGATCCGCGCGCCGCGGCCGCGGATCCGGATACGAGCGAGACGGCGCCGCCCAACAACGCGGGGCTGCAGCGGGTGGCCGACCAGGCGCTGGTCTACGAGCTGCGCGGCGACGGCGGCGCGCTCGACCTGGTGGTGCTGCCGGTCCACGGCCTCGGCCTGTGGGGCATCCTGTACGGCTTCGTGGCCCTCGACGCCGACCTGGAGACCATCCGCGGGCTGACCTACTACGAGCACAAGGAGACGCCGGGGCTCGGCGGCGAGGTGGACAACCCGCGCTGGAAGAGCCTGTGGAACGGCCGCAAGGCGTTCGGCCCCGACGGCGCGCCGGCCATCGAGGTCATCAAGGGGCTGGCCGGGCCGCCGGCCGACGATCCGTACCGGGTGGACGGCCTCGCCGGCGCCACGATGACGAGCCGCGGCGTGACCAACATGCTGCGCTTCTGGCTCGACGAGCAGGGCTTCGGCCCCTACCTGGAGGCGCTCCGGACGCGGAGGGACGGCTGA
- the nqrE gene encoding NADH:ubiquinone reductase (Na(+)-transporting) subunit E has translation MEHYLSLAVKAMFVENMALAFFLGMCSFLAVSRQVSTAIGLGGAVVFVLTITVPMNNLIYAHLLSPGAMAWLHPSLAAYDLSFLGFLSYIGTIAAMVQIVEMVLDRFAPPLHAALGIFLPLIAVNCAILGASLFMVERSYTLAESAVFGLGSGIGWALAVIALAGIRERLRYSNPPAGLRGLGLTFMLVGLMALGFMAFAGVQL, from the coding sequence CTGGAGCACTACCTGAGCCTCGCGGTCAAGGCGATGTTCGTCGAGAACATGGCCCTGGCCTTCTTCCTCGGCATGTGCTCGTTCCTGGCCGTCTCGCGGCAGGTGAGCACGGCCATCGGCCTCGGCGGCGCCGTGGTCTTCGTGCTGACGATCACCGTGCCGATGAACAACCTGATCTACGCGCACCTGCTGAGCCCGGGCGCGATGGCGTGGCTGCACCCGTCGCTGGCCGCCTACGACCTGTCGTTCCTCGGTTTCCTCTCCTACATCGGGACCATCGCCGCGATGGTGCAGATCGTCGAGATGGTGCTGGACCGCTTCGCGCCGCCGCTGCACGCCGCGCTGGGCATCTTCCTGCCCCTCATCGCCGTCAACTGCGCCATCCTGGGGGCCTCGCTGTTCATGGTGGAGCGCAGCTACACGCTGGCCGAGAGCGCGGTGTTCGGCCTCGGCTCGGGCATCGGCTGGGCGCTGGCGGTGATCGCGCTGGCCGGCATCCGCGAGCGGCTGCGCTACTCGAACCCGCCGGCGGGGCTGCGGGGCCTCGGGCTGACGTTCATGCTGGTGGGGCTGATGGCGCTCGGCTTCATGGCCTTCGCCGGGGTGCAGCTCTGA
- a CDS encoding type II toxin-antitoxin system PemK/MazF family toxin, whose protein sequence is MPTFEQGDVIKVPFPYTDRATRQSRPALVVSTDTLETAHGLLWVAMITSAANRGWPGDVAVKDLAQAGLPAPSVIRTAKIATIESSDARRLGRIAAAQRRQVIRRVVRMLGVR, encoded by the coding sequence ATGCCGACCTTTGAGCAGGGTGACGTCATCAAGGTTCCGTTCCCGTACACCGACCGAGCCACGCGACAGTCGCGACCGGCGCTTGTGGTGTCGACGGACACTCTCGAGACCGCGCACGGTTTACTCTGGGTTGCGATGATCACCAGCGCAGCCAACCGCGGTTGGCCCGGAGACGTAGCGGTCAAGGATCTCGCTCAGGCCGGGCTACCCGCTCCTTCGGTCATCCGCACCGCCAAGATCGCCACCATCGAGTCGTCTGACGCGCGCCGGCTCGGCCGCATTGCGGCCGCTCAGCGCCGGCAGGTCATCCGCCGGGTGGTCCGCATGCTCGGCGTCCGATGA
- a CDS encoding thiazole synthase encodes MADLPLVIAGRPFRSRLIVGTGKYPSAAVMERAHEASGAEMVTVAVRRVELNRSRESLLDHIDTERYFLLPNTAGCYTADDAIRTARLGREAGLSNWVKLEVIGDEKTLFPDNDALVQATRVLVGEGFVVLPYTNDDPVTCRKLEDAGAAAVMPLGAPIGSGLGVQNPNNIVLVKEAAGVPVIVDAGVGTASDAAVAMELGIDGVLMNTGIAGADDPVGMAEAMNLAVRAGRLAYLAGRIPRKRYATASSPLEGVIGS; translated from the coding sequence ATGGCCGACCTCCCACTCGTCATCGCCGGCCGCCCGTTCCGCTCGCGCCTCATCGTCGGCACCGGCAAGTATCCGTCCGCCGCGGTCATGGAACGGGCCCACGAGGCGTCCGGCGCCGAAATGGTCACTGTGGCGGTTCGGCGCGTCGAGCTGAACCGGTCGCGCGAGTCGCTGCTCGACCACATCGACACCGAGCGGTACTTCCTGCTGCCCAACACCGCCGGCTGCTACACCGCCGACGATGCGATACGCACGGCGCGGCTGGGGCGCGAAGCGGGGCTCTCGAACTGGGTGAAGCTGGAGGTGATCGGAGACGAGAAGACGCTCTTTCCCGACAACGACGCGCTGGTGCAGGCCACGCGCGTGCTGGTCGGCGAAGGGTTCGTGGTCCTTCCGTACACGAACGACGACCCGGTCACCTGCCGCAAGCTGGAGGACGCCGGCGCCGCCGCGGTCATGCCGCTGGGCGCGCCGATCGGCTCGGGCCTCGGCGTGCAGAATCCGAACAACATCGTCCTCGTCAAGGAGGCGGCCGGCGTGCCGGTCATCGTCGACGCCGGGGTCGGCACGGCCTCCGACGCCGCCGTCGCGATGGAGCTGGGCATCGACGGTGTGCTCATGAACACCGGCATCGCCGGCGCGGACGACCCGGTCGGCATGGCCGAGGCGATGAACCTGGCCGTGCGGGCCGGCCGTCTGGCCTACCTTGCGGGCCGCATACCGCGCAAGCGGTACGCCACCGCCAGCAGCCCCCTGGAGGGCGTGATCGGCAGCTAA
- a CDS encoding AbrB/MazE/SpoVT family DNA-binding domain-containing protein, with protein MIVSKLTTKAQTTIPRAVRIALGLDPGDELIYEIDGARVVLTKARPGAVADDPFRTFREWGTKADAEAYADL; from the coding sequence ATGATCGTCAGCAAGCTCACCACCAAGGCGCAGACCACGATCCCCAGGGCGGTACGGATCGCGCTCGGACTCGACCCCGGCGACGAGCTCATCTACGAGATCGACGGCGCAAGGGTCGTGCTGACGAAGGCCCGGCCCGGAGCCGTAGCCGACGATCCGTTCCGCACGTTCCGCGAGTGGGGTACCAAAGCGGACGCCGAGGCGTATGCCGACCTTTGA